GTATCGAAAGCGAGCTGGAGGCGTGGGGGTTCTCCCCGGCCGGCGGCGGCCGGATGCAGGTGAAGGTCGCTCCCGCGGCGGGCGGCCTGCGTTCCGTCGACCTGTGCGAGCGTGGATGCATGGTTCGGGCCGAGATGACGGCGGCCGTGTCCCGCATCCCGCGCGAAATCGCCGAGGACGAATGCAGGCTGGTCCGGGGTGGGGCCGAGTTCCCGGTCGAGGCGTGTCGGATCGAAACCATTGACTCTCTGGGGCCCGGAAATGTGGCGATGCTGGCGATGGAGTTCGAGCGGGGGACCGCCCTGTTCACCGGGTTCGGCGAACTCGGTGTGTCCCGCCGGACGGTGGCGAAGGGCATCTGCGAAGCCGCGAATGCGTTCTACCGCTCCGGTGCCGCCGTCGAGGAACATCTGGCGGATCAACTGCTGATCCCGATGGCGCTGGCGGGCGGAGGCAGCTTCACGACGGTTTCGCCGACGCCACACACGAAGACGAACATCGATATCGTGCGCCGGTTCCTCGACGTGAAGATCCGTTGCGTCGAGCTTCGGAAGGGGCTCTGGCGGATCGAGGCGGGGCCTGCGACCTCCGGAAAGGAGAACGACCATGGAATGGGTGAAGCATAAAACTGAGATCTCGAAAGACGCGCGGGTGCCGGT
The window above is part of the Candidatus Ozemobacteraceae bacterium genome. Proteins encoded here:
- the rtcA gene encoding RNA 3'-terminal phosphate cyclase, which produces MKNISIEIDGSVGEGGGQILRSSLALSMCTGTSFRIVKIRANRRKPGLMRQHLTAVLAAQQVCGADVAGAKIGSEELIFVPGPVAPGSYRFAVGTAGSATLVLQTVLPPLLCASGPSALRLEGGTHNAWAPPYHFLDKSFFPVLRQMGGCIESELEAWGFSPAGGGRMQVKVAPAAGGLRSVDLCERGCMVRAEMTAAVSRIPREIAEDECRLVRGGAEFPVEACRIETIDSLGPGNVAMLAMEFERGTALFTGFGELGVSRRTVAKGICEAANAFYRSGAAVEEHLADQLLIPMALAGGGSFTTVSPTPHTKTNIDIVRRFLDVKIRCVELRKGLWRIEAGPATSGKENDHGMGEA